CTTGTGGCAACACCACTCAAGCTCAACACCCCTGCCCCGGTCGAAAACGGGCGTTTTCTACCGCTAGCCCCTGCGCGGCGGGGGCCTCCGTAGGAAAACTTCAAGGGGTGTTTTCTACGGAAGCCCCCTCGCCCCTCGGGCAGGCCGGACGTGCTCAAGGCCGCGTCCTCAGTGGTAGGATGCGCGCCTAGGAGGGCTGCTTAGAGAAGCGTACCGCGGCTGAACGTGCTCCCTCGGGCGGCGACGGGGCCAAGACGCCTTAAATCTGAGGGCCTCCCTAGTCTTTTTGTCGGTGTTTCTCTTGAGCAGGGAGGTTGATAGGTGGAAGATTGAGGTTGTAAAGAGCCTCTTGAAGGAGCTCCACAAGGGCGTGCCTGTAGAGGAGCTGAAGCGTAGGCTTAAGGAGGCCTTAGAGAAGGTATCTCCGCTCGAGGTACCGCTGATTGAGCAGG
This sequence is a window from Candidatus Nezhaarchaeota archaeon. Protein-coding genes within it:
- a CDS encoding DUF438 domain-containing protein translates to MFLLSREVDRWKIEVVKSLLKELHKGVPVEELKRRLKEALEKVSPLEVPLIEQELVKEGVPTSEILKLCDLHVELLRDVLRPSGLREVPRGIL